Within the Corallococcus exiguus genome, the region CCAGCCGCTGCTGTACCAGGTGGCGACGGCGGTGCTGAACCCGTCGGACATCTCCGCGCCCATCCGCACCGTGCTGCAATCGCGCAACACGGAGGTGCTGCTGGCGGATGCGAAGTCGGTGGACACGCACCGCAAGGTGCTCGTCGTGGAGGGCGGAGAGATTCCCTACGACTCGCTGGTGCTGGCCACGGGCGCGTCTCACTCGTACTTCAAGCACCCGGAGTGGGCGGAGGTGGCGCCCGGCCTGAAGACGCTGGAGGACGCGGTGCGCATCCGCGAGCGCGTGCTGGCGGCCTTCGAGGCCGCGGAGCGCGAGTCCGACCCGGTCCGCCAGCGTCAGTGGATGACCTTCGTCATCATCGGTGCGGGGCCCACGGGCGTGGAGCTGGCGGGGGCGCTCTCGTACATGACGCGGCATGCGATGCCGAAGGACTTCCGGCGCATCGACACGCGCGAGGCGAGAGTGGTGTTGCTGGAGGGCCTGCCACGCGTGCTGAACACCTATCCGGAGGAGCTGTCGGAGCGGGCGAAGCGCGACCTGGAGGAGCTGCACGTCGACGTGCGCACCGGGGCCATGGTGACGGACATCGACGCGGAGAGCGTCACGTTCGGGAACGAGCGCATCGCCACGCGCACGGTGTTGTGGGGGGCGGGCGTGGCGGCGTCGCCGCTGGTGCGTTCGCTGGAGGTGCCGCTGGACCGCGCGGGGCGGGTGCAGGTGACGCCGCTGCTCACGGCGCCGGGCTTGAATGACGTGTATGTGATTGGCGACGTGGCGGCGGTGGCGCAACGCGGCAAGCCGGTGCCGGGCATCGCGCCGGCGGCGATGCAGATGGGGCGGCACGTGGCGAAGACCATCCGCTGCCGCCTGGCGAACAAGCCGCTGCGCGCGTTCCGCTACCACGACAAGGGCAGCTTCGCGGTGATTGGCCGCGGCTACGCGGTGGGATTGCTCTTCGACAAGTGGCGCATGTCGGGGTTTCCCGCGTGGTGCGTCTGGGCGGGCGTGCACATCGCCTACCTCATCGGCTTCCGCAACCGCGCCTCCGTGATGCTGAACTGGGGCTACACCTTCTTCACCAAGGGCGGCCGGGACATGCGGCTCATCACCGGGAACGTGCTGAAGCGCATGCCCGCCCTGGCGGTGTCCCTCCAGGCGCCCGCCGTGTCTCCTGCGCCTCCCGCGCGTCCGGAGCTCCCGG harbors:
- a CDS encoding NAD(P)/FAD-dependent oxidoreductase; translation: MVIVGAGFGGLQAARALGKARNVRVTVVDRYNHHLFQPLLYQVATAVLNPSDISAPIRTVLQSRNTEVLLADAKSVDTHRKVLVVEGGEIPYDSLVLATGASHSYFKHPEWAEVAPGLKTLEDAVRIRERVLAAFEAAERESDPVRQRQWMTFVIIGAGPTGVELAGALSYMTRHAMPKDFRRIDTREARVVLLEGLPRVLNTYPEELSERAKRDLEELHVDVRTGAMVTDIDAESVTFGNERIATRTVLWGAGVAASPLVRSLEVPLDRAGRVQVTPLLTAPGLNDVYVIGDVAAVAQRGKPVPGIAPAAMQMGRHVAKTIRCRLANKPLRAFRYHDKGSFAVIGRGYAVGLLFDKWRMSGFPAWCVWAGVHIAYLIGFRNRASVMLNWGYTFFTKGGRDMRLITGNVLKRMPALAVSLQAPAVSPAPPARPELPASRPAPVH